The stretch of DNA CAACTCATATTATATTTAcgaaaaaagtaataataatagtattagttatcaaaaaaaaagttcactttgtaaaattctaaactataaatcctaaacccaaaacactaaaacTCTAAAATCTTAAACCATAAAACCTAAACACCGTTAACAAAAATCTGTATTTCAAACTCTAAAtgttaaatcctaaattttctgagttttttttgtaaattttaaagattttttaaaacttttgttgaaatttattagtatttttattaaaataaacaaatttggATATTAAAGTgagtataattttaaaaaatttgagtattaaaataaacaaaataattagttggagtATTAAATTGAGTAGTGaaaaaatttggatattaaaatgtttaacaaaatttagtaggcgtatttttatggaatcttctttattattttatttacagttGTTGCATATGAAATTCAGTGATGCCCGTGTGAAAGTAAAAGTTCCCAGTGATAAAAAAAGTATTGGAATCGGTGTTTCTAAAACTGGATCGACAAATGAACCAGAGAATTTTTCGATCATAAGTCAAAATGGTTCGACTCGATTCAACCAGGTTAAaccaaatttaatttaattttataaatataatccCCTCCAACCCCCAGATCCATCTGCTTTCAGCAAATCCTTCCCTTTGCACTTTGCTAATCCCTTTGCACTTTGCTAATCACGGCGTTAAACATACCACTTTGCCTGCTCTTATCTACTTTTTATAGCTATTCTGGTATGCAGTATGCTACTTGTTCATACATTCGGATAAAAAATCTACAAGCATTTTGACATACCAATCGCAAACCAGACAAACACACACAATTTTAAAACTCGcttgatattattattaaaagcCAACAAAATACAACAATTTCaataagagaaaataaaaacattcaagAAGAAATTACTCAAGAAAACCCTTTTTGTTTTTACTGTTTGTTTCTTTATCTCTTCGCCTTGTGAATTCCAATCAGGCGGCCCTACAAAAGCATATTATATAGAGAGATAACAGAAGATTACTCTTTGATAGAGAGAGGAAATCTCTAGTTCTGGTACTTCATCTCAGACATGAGAAATCCAGGCATCTCATAGGAGGCAGCGAACTTCTCAACATCAGCCTTGAGCTCCTCGATCTCTTTGTTGTTCACCAAACCCTTGTTGAAGTCCTTCAACAGCTTACCATGCTCCTTCTGGATGTTCAATGTCAGCGTCACTGATCGGCTCAAGAACTCTCCTATCATCTCAAAGTCCTTCTCCACCAATCCCCTTGATGTCATCGCAGGAGTacctacaaaagaaaaaacattgtTTAGATATATTTCAAAGTTCCCCAAGGGAGGTTCAAGAACATTTCGATCAATCTCACTCGCTTACCGATTCTTACACCTCCAGGAGCAAGAGCACTGCTGTCTCCAAAGACAGCATTCTTGTTCAAAGTAATGTCGCACAGATCGCACAGCTTCTCAACCTTGTTACCTGACAGAAGCAGAGTTTTAGAAAAAACATCAGCACTAATTCTGTATAACATATGGTCTCAAAGGTGCCTATTTAGTCTGAGATATCATTCACTTACCGGTCAATCCAAGAGGGCGAAGATCCCAAAGAACAAGATGGTTCTCAGTTCCACCGGTTACAATACTGTATCCCTTGCCCATCAGGTAGTTTGCAAGGGCAACAGCATTAGCTTTCACCTGTTTCGCATAGACCTTGAAACCAGGAGTATTAGCCTGCTTCAACGCAACAGCTAGAGCACCAATCTGGTGGTTGTGAGGACCACCTTGAAGCGCAGGGAACACAGCAAAGTTGATTTTGTCCTCAAAGTCATAGACTGCACCCTCGGCTTGCCCCTTCTTTGGTGGTTTCGGGCCCTTCCTGTAGAAGATCATACCAGCCCTTGGACCCCTCAAACTCTTGTGAGTTGTTGTTGTCACAACGTCACAGTACTCAAAGGGGTTTGCAGCTTCCTGTGAAcatgaataaaaaaaactcaattagTTCTGTGATTAAATGCACAAACACACAATCTTGCAACTAACATTAGAGTAGTCACAGCCC from Raphanus sativus cultivar WK10039 unplaced genomic scaffold, ASM80110v3 Scaffold3399, whole genome shotgun sequence encodes:
- the LOC130506551 gene encoding serine hydroxymethyltransferase 4-like; translation: MDPVSAWGNTPLVTVDPEIHDLIEKEKRRQCRGIELIASENFTSFAVIEALGSALTNKYSEGMPGNRYYGGNEFIDLIENLCRSRALEAFRLDSASWGVNVQPYSGSPANFAAYTALLQPHDRIMGLDLPSGGHLTHGYYTSGGKKISATSIYFESLPYKVNFTTGYIDYDKLEEKAMDFRPKLLICGGSAYPRDWDYARLRAVADKVGALLLCDMAHISGLVAAQEAANPFEYCDVVTTTTHKSLRGPRAGMIFYRKGPKPPKKGQAEGAVYDFEDKINFAVFPALQGGPHNHQIGALAVALKQANTPGFKVYAKQVKANAVALANYLMGKGYSIVTGGTENHLVLWDLRPLGLTGNKVEKLCDLCDITLNKNAVFGDSSALAPGGVRIGTPAMTSRGLVEKDFEMIGEFLSRSVTLTLNIQKEHGKLLKDFNKGLVNNKEIEELKADVEKFAASYEMPGFLMSEMKYQN